One Setaria italica strain Yugu1 chromosome II, Setaria_italica_v2.0, whole genome shotgun sequence DNA segment encodes these proteins:
- the LOC101752505 gene encoding LOW QUALITY PROTEIN: sugar transport protein 14 (The sequence of the model RefSeq protein was modified relative to this genomic sequence to represent the inferred CDS: deleted 1 base in 1 codon): MAGGFGGGGAATGRAELYEGKITGYFILACIVGSFGGSLFGYDLGVSSGVTSMDDFLKKFFPDVYQRKQAHLHETDYCKYDNQVLTLFTSSLYFAGLVSTFGASYVTKRHGRRASIMVGATSFFLGGAINAAAMNIAMLIVGRVLLGVGIGFGNQAVPLYLSEIAPYRIRGAVNQLFQLTTCLGILVADVINYFTDRLHPWGWRLSLGLAMGPATAIFVGALFLPETPNSLVERGHLEEARRVLEKVRGTHKVDAEFEDLKEASEAARAVKGTFRNLLATRNRPQLIIGALGIPAFQQLSGMNSILFYSPVIFQSLGFGNSAALYSSIITGSMLVVGALVSMVTVDRLGRRFLFIEAGVQMIASMVVVAVILALKFGHGEDLTKGVSTVLVVAICLFVVAYGWSWGPLGWLVPSELFPLEMRSAGQSVVVCVNLFWTAAVAQCFLAALCHLRWGVFVLFASLIVVMSIFVILLLPETKQVPIEEIWMLFDRHWYWKRIVRKDPKYPGNLHEQQEMARA, encoded by the exons ATGGCCGGCGGgttcggcggcggaggggcggccaCCGGGAGGGCGGAGTTATACGAGGGCAAGATCACCGGCTACTTCATCCTCGCCTGCATCGTCGGCTCCTTCGGCGGATCCCTCTTCGGCTACGACCTCGGAGTCTCCA GCGGCGTGACATCCATGGACGACTTCCTGAAGAAGTTCTTCCCGGACGTGTACCAACGGAAGCAGGCGCACCTGCACGAGACGGACTACTGCAAGTACGACAACCAGGTGCTGACGCTCTTCACCTCCTCGCTCTACTTCGCCGGCCTCGTCTCCACCTTCGGCGCCTCCTACGTGACCAAGCGCCACGGCCGGCGCGCCAGCATCATGGTTGGCGCCACCAGTTTCTTCCTCGGCGGCGCCATCAACGCCGCCGCCATGAACATCGCCATGCTCATCGtcggccgcgtcctcctcggAGTCGGCATCGGGTTCGGCAACCAGGCCGTCCCGCTCTACCTCTCCGAGATCGCCCCCTACCGCATCCGCGGCGCCGTCAACCAGCTCTTCCAGCTCACCACCTGCCTCGGCATCCTCGTCGCCGACGTCATCAACTACTTCACCGACCGGCTCCACCCGTGGGGTTGGCGCCTGTCGCTGGGCCTCGCCAtgggccccgccaccgccatctTCGTCGGCGCGCTGTTCCTGCCGGAGACGCCCAACAGCCTCGTCGAGCGCGGACACCTCGAGGAGGCC CGCCGCGTGCTGGAGAAGGTGCGCGGGACCCACAAGGTGGACGCAGAGTTCGAGGACCTCAAGGAGGCcagcgaggcggcgcgcgccgtgAAGGGCACGTTCCGGAACCTGCTCGCCACGCGCAACCGCCCGCAGCTCATCATCGGCGCGCTCGGCATCCCGGCGTTCCAGCAGCTGTCCGGGATGAACTCCATCCTCTTCTACTCGCCCGTCATCTTCCAGAGCCTGGGCTTCGGCAACTCCGCCGCGCTGTACTCCTCCATCATCACTGGCTCCATGCTCGTCGTCGGCGCGCTCGTCTCCATGGTCACCGTCGACCGCCTCGGCCGACGGTTCCTCTTCATCGAGGCTGGCGTCCAGATGATCGCCTCCATG GTGGTTGTGGCGGTGATCCTGGCGCTCAAGTTCGGGCACGGCGAGGACCTGACCAAGGGCGTGAGCACAGTGCTGGTGGTGGCCATCTGCCTCTTCGTCGTCGCCTACGGCTGGTCATGGGGCCCACTGGGGTGGCTTGTCCCCAGCGAGCTGTTCCCACTGGAGATGCGATCAGCAGGGCAGAGCGTGGTGGTGTGCGTCAACCTCTTCTGGACGGCGGCCGTGGCGCAGTGCTTCCTCGCCGCGCTCTGCCACCTCCGGTGGGGCGTCTTCGTGCTCTTCGCGTCGCTCATCGTCGTCATGTCCATCTTCGTCATCCTCCTGCTGCCGGAGACGAAGCAGGTGCCCATCGAGGAGATCTGGATGCTCTTCGACAGGCACTGGTACTGGAAGCGCATCGTCCGCAAGGATCCCAAATACCCGGGAAATCTCCACGAGCAGCAGGAGATGGCGAGAGCTTAA
- the LOC101784534 gene encoding uncharacterized protein LOC101784534 codes for MGKGKRRNKSTAKQRRAALPAAQTTVHDLPDELVCQVLLGLGSPLDLIRAAATCVRWRRAIAGEGFLGRFYDHHGAPCVAGHYYVTDTQPPDVTGVLRWPPRKPSAAFVPSSSPDVVDGGLFSLDFLYVPPVTDRPRRMYYGRRPRRTRIRHNQCREIVDSRGSLLLLTNGPWRELVHPRHWSSDFIVCEPVSRRYQGIARPADLSHLPLLGAFLLDGGGAGGGDTMSSFRVLSVLYEPDRSRYQFGMPRACVFAPGSDGGWHICWHTMDDEDVEVPLMEMIHLAGRTAGRVYWGIEDGTVLVLEESTVKFSLLTFPVQMRGPYRRTSFRVIGSSVDGEDRVRVVRVHGEDLEVFGQLLDSGEWVVEKSVALRDATAGLSGWDYRFFWLPARIVTAGNTFVVLTPAEKIWLFSVELETMEVENEHVRNRNIGPSYPCALPWPPLLRACVRRGDDDAVVSKRRQRHSKGTTV; via the coding sequence ATGGGAAAGGGCAAACGTCGCAACAAATCTACGGCCAAACAGAGGAGGGCGGCGCTGCCCGCTGCGCAGACAACCGTCCAcgacctccccgacgagctcgTCTGTCAAGTCCTCCTAGGCCTCGGCTCGCCGCTCGACCTCATCCGTGCCGCGGCCACGTGCGTGCGCTGGCGccgcgccatcgccggcgagggCTTCCTCGGCCGCTTCTACGACCACCACGGCGCGCCGTGCGTCGCCGGCCACTACTACGTCACGGACACGCAGCCCCCGGACGTGACGGGAGTACTACGCTGGCCGCCGAGGAAGCCGTCAGCAGCCTTCGtgccctcgtcgtcgccggatGTCGTCGACGGCGGTCTCTTCTCCCTCGACTTCCTCTACGTTCCGCCGGTGACCGACCGCCCTCGCCGCATGTACTACGGCCGTCGTCCCCGCCGTACACGGATACGGCACAACCAGTGcagggagatcgtcgacagccgcggcagcctcctcctcctgaccaACGGGCCGTGGCGGGAGTTAGTACACCCCAGGCACTGGTCATCTGACTTCATCGTGTGCGAGCCTGTGTCACGGCGATATCAGGGGATCGCGCGCCCGGCCGACCTCAGCCATCTCCCGCTCCTCGGCGCCTTCCTCCTtgacggcggcggagccggaggcggCGACACCATGTCGAGCTTCAGGGTGCTCTCCGTGCTCTACGAGCCCGACCGGTCGCGCTACCAATTCGGCATGCCACGCGCGTGCGTGTTTGCTCCGGGAAGTGACGGCGGCTGGCACATATGTTGGCACACCATGGACGACGAAGATGTCGAGGTCCCGCTCATGGAGATGATCCACTTGGCTGGGCGAACCGCCGGGAGGGTCTACTGGGGGATCGAGGACGGCACCGTGCTCGTGCTCGAGGAGAGCACGGTGAAGTTCTCGCTGCTCACATTCCCGGTGCAGATGCGGGGGCCGTACCGGAGGACGAGCTTCCGCGTCATCGGTAGCAGCGTGGACGGCGAAGACAGGGTGCGTGTCGTGCGCGTGCACGGCGAGGACCTCGAGGTCTTCGGCCAGCTCCTGGACTCCGGTGAGTGGGTGGTGGAGAAGAGCGTCGCGCTGAGGGACGCGACGGCAGGGCTGTCCGGTTGGGACTACCGGTTCTTCTGGTTGCCGGCGAGGATCGTCACTGCAGGTAACACGTTCGTGGTGTTGACGCCGGCGGAGAAGATCTGGCTCTTCTCTGTGGAGCTGGAGACCATGGAGGTGGAGAACGAGCACGTGAGGAACCGGAACATCGGGCCGTCGTACCCGTGCGCGCTACCATGGCCTCCCCTCCTGCGAGCTTGTGTACGTCGCGGTGACGACGACGCCGTCGTTAGTAAGAGAAGGCAACGCCACAGCAAGGGAACGACGGTGTGA